A single region of the Nitrososphaerota archaeon genome encodes:
- a CDS encoding hemerythrin domain-containing protein, whose product MSKTYLLEDRLLRCMRLEELLEALKEQNYEHYIIGKRFEELLSKLDKDPHSAIRDLLLFLKNVMVPHFSREEKTVFPAILNIRPQEERLILQLKEEHKTILSLLPRIRQDSLDSAKESIKELSIMGAKHVEKEEPLYQMVLEEVLKRLGKSSLKQ is encoded by the coding sequence TTGAGCAAAACATATTTACTAGAAGATCGGCTACTCCGCTGTATGAGACTTGAGGAGTTGTTAGAAGCTCTAAAGGAGCAAAACTATGAGCATTACATAATCGGCAAGAGATTCGAGGAACTGCTAAGCAAGTTGGATAAGGACCCTCACTCAGCGATCAGAGATCTTCTGCTTTTTTTGAAAAACGTTATGGTTCCCCACTTCAGCCGCGAGGAGAAAACCGTCTTCCCTGCCATCTTGAATATTAGACCACAGGAGGAGCGTTTAATCCTCCAGTTGAAGGAGGAGCATAAGACCATCCTTAGTCTGCTCCCCCGCATAAGGCAGGATTCACTCGACTCCGCTAAAGAAAGCATCAAAGAGCTAAGCATAATGGGTGCTAAGCATGTAGAGAAAGAAGAACCCTTGTATCAGATGGTTTTGGAAGAGGTGTTGAAAAGGCTAGGCAAAAGTAGTCTCAAGCAGTAA
- a CDS encoding matrixin family metalloprotease: MNPTASGFSSEYLNDVLDEVKKGFKVWDSASGPWSVTVERDDSVGPSPIYPDGINTVSWGTVDGPGGAVAVTYYWYYTNTKELIDVDTIFDVAEPWSISLEVPSDKFDVWNTAAHEAGHFLVLQDLNSPRDGALTMHAYTWLGDSLKRTLGSGDILGVRAIYGE; encoded by the coding sequence GTGAATCCTACTGCAAGCGGCTTTTCTTCTGAATACTTGAATGACGTACTCGACGAGGTTAAAAAAGGCTTTAAGGTATGGGATTCAGCATCCGGACCTTGGAGCGTTACAGTTGAGCGGGATGATTCGGTAGGTCCAAGCCCAATCTATCCTGACGGCATAAATACTGTTTCGTGGGGAACAGTAGATGGTCCCGGTGGGGCTGTGGCAGTTACATATTACTGGTATTACACCAACACCAAGGAGCTGATAGATGTTGATACCATTTTCGATGTTGCAGAGCCTTGGTCTATTTCCCTTGAGGTTCCATCAGACAAGTTCGATGTTTGGAACACAGCCGCCCACGAAGCTGGGCACTTCCTCGTTCTTCAAGACCTCAATTCGCCCAGGGATGGCGCGTTAACTATGCATGCTTATACGTGGCTTGGAGACAGTCTAAAGAGAACTTTGGGTAGTGGAGATATCTTAGGTGTTAGGGCTATCTACGGCGAGTAG
- a CDS encoding glycosyltransferase, whose product MRAEYRRLLKLLPLALSTYLVLALFVLFTPSFLTWLSLLSAAALTIYFLLLLRFRSEGWLRRGSRIPSLFSIALISLPFIFGFATALEAYEVGASLTLIVVATGLTITFWSSFLAVPLAVYHKCLESLDEAPPIYPTVSVIVPAYNEEKVIARTIEALLEADYPSKEIIVVDDGSTDRTLAIASSYKGVKVLHKPNGGKYSALNFGLRFARGEIVVTVDADSIVGRDALKEIVKRFRDPKVAAVCGNIKVLNRVNWLTRCQALEYVTSINIFRRALDVFGAVTVVPGALGAFRRGVLEAGGLYDRDTLTEDFDVTVKTLKSGSIVQASSYAVAYTEAPQTLKDLYRQRMRWYRGNFQTIFKHRDAFTNPRYGFLQRLGFPFILISMGFIPFAGMAVWASAAIAILNGAYTYIASTLLLFTTLQTLLSLLAIEIDEEDPRLVAYAPFFVVGYKHLIDAFTIKALFDILLKRRVKWTRAERIGQIRKQ is encoded by the coding sequence ATGAGAGCCGAATACAGAAGGCTGCTAAAGCTGCTCCCCCTAGCCCTATCCACATACTTGGTGCTCGCCCTCTTCGTCCTCTTCACGCCCTCTTTTCTCACGTGGCTCTCCCTCCTCTCAGCCGCAGCCCTAACCATATACTTTCTTCTCCTTCTTCGATTCAGGTCAGAAGGCTGGTTGAGGAGAGGCAGCAGAATCCCATCCCTCTTCTCCATAGCCCTCATATCACTCCCATTTATCTTCGGCTTCGCCACAGCGCTAGAAGCCTATGAGGTTGGAGCGTCACTCACCCTAATAGTCGTGGCAACCGGGCTCACCATAACATTCTGGAGCAGCTTCCTAGCCGTGCCGTTAGCGGTGTACCATAAATGCTTGGAGAGCCTTGATGAGGCTCCTCCCATCTACCCTACCGTAAGCGTAATCGTGCCAGCATATAATGAGGAGAAGGTCATAGCGAGGACGATTGAAGCGCTCCTAGAGGCTGACTACCCGAGCAAGGAGATAATAGTCGTTGATGACGGGTCCACAGATAGAACCCTAGCGATAGCATCAAGCTACAAGGGTGTGAAGGTCCTCCACAAACCCAACGGCGGTAAGTACTCAGCCCTCAACTTCGGACTAAGATTCGCAAGAGGAGAAATCGTCGTAACCGTCGACGCAGATAGCATCGTCGGAAGGGATGCTCTGAAGGAGATCGTGAAGAGGTTCAGAGACCCGAAGGTCGCAGCCGTATGCGGCAACATCAAGGTCCTCAACAGGGTGAACTGGCTTACAAGATGCCAAGCCCTCGAATACGTAACGAGCATCAACATCTTCAGGAGGGCGCTAGACGTGTTCGGGGCTGTTACAGTCGTACCAGGAGCCTTAGGCGCATTCAGGAGGGGTGTGCTAGAAGCAGGCGGACTCTACGACAGAGACACCCTGACCGAAGACTTCGACGTCACGGTGAAGACCCTGAAGTCAGGCAGCATAGTCCAAGCAAGCTCCTACGCAGTAGCATACACCGAAGCCCCCCAGACCCTAAAAGACCTATACAGGCAGAGGATGAGGTGGTACAGGGGCAACTTCCAAACGATCTTCAAGCACAGAGACGCCTTCACAAACCCAAGATACGGCTTCCTCCAAAGGCTCGGCTTCCCCTTCATCCTAATATCGATGGGCTTCATCCCCTTCGCCGGAATGGCTGTTTGGGCCTCAGCGGCCATCGCCATACTCAACGGCGCATACACCTACATCGCCTCCACCCTCCTCCTCTTCACCACCCTCCAAACACTACTCAGCCTACTCGCAATCGAAATCGACGAAGAGGATCCGCGACTGGTCGCCTACGCCCCCTTCTTCGTAGTAGGATACAAACACCTAATCGACGCCTTCACCATAAAAGCCCTCTTCGACATCCTACTAAAAAGGAGGGTCAAGTGGACACGCGCCGAGAGAATAGGGCAGATACGCAAACAGTGA